In Rhinolophus sinicus isolate RSC01 linkage group LG17, ASM3656204v1, whole genome shotgun sequence, one DNA window encodes the following:
- the LG17H1orf74 gene encoding UPF0739 protein C1orf74 homolog, with amino-acid sequence MLLPDPMSTPSPRLLVAAAQQTLGMGKKRGLPRTVCLHLSGEVLAVARGLKPALLYDCNCAGASQLQSFLEQLQGLGFLTQGLHILEIGENSLIVSPEHVCQHLERVLLGSIAFVDVSSSLPHPRVRSLDQLQDLKSLIAEIITHLQGRQRDLSVAVSRSRLCSSDWNLCTVFGILLGYPVPYTFHLNQGDDNCLALTPLRVFTARISWLLGQPPVLLYSFSVPESLFPALMDILNTWEKDLRTRCRTQNDFTDLSISSEIVTLPAVAL; translated from the coding sequence ATGTTGCTTCCAGATCCCATGTCAACACCAAGTCCTCGGCTGCTGGTGGCAGCTGCTCAGCAGACCCTGGGTATGGGAAAGAAACGGGGCCTTCCCCGCACTGTCTGCCTTCATCTGTCTGGAGAGGTACTGGCTGTGGCCCGGGGACTGAAGCCAGCTCTGCTGTATGATTGCAACTGTGCAGGggcatcccagctccagagcttTCTGGAGCAGCTGCAGGGCCTGGGCTTCCTGACCCAGGGACTTCACATCCTTGAGATTGGAGAAAACAGCCTGATTGTCAGTCCTGAGCATGTATGTCAGCACCTGGAGCGGGTGCTGCTTGGTTCCATAGCCTTTGTGGATGTTTCCAGCTCCCTACCTCACCCTCGTGTCCGCTCCCTGGACCAGCTTCAGGACTTGAAGTCCCTCATAGCTGAGATCATCACGCACTTgcaggggaggcagagggacCTATCCGTGGCAGTATCCCGCAGCAGGCTTTGTTCCTCAGACTGGAATCTCTGTACTGTATTTGGGATCCTCCTGGGCTATCCTGTCCCCTATACCTTTCACTTGAACCAGGGAGATGACAACTGCTTAGCCCTGACCCCTCTACGGGTGTTCACTGCCCGGATCTCATGGCTACTTGGTCAACCCCCAGTCTTGCTCTATTCTTTTAGTGTCCCAGAGAGCTTGTTCCCAGCCCTGATGGACATTCTAAACACTTGGGAGAAGGACCTTAGAACTCGATGTAGGACTCAGAATGATTTCACTGACCTCAGCATCTCCTCTGAGATAGTCACTCTGCCGGCCGTAGCCCTCTGA